The Setaria viridis chromosome 2, Setaria_viridis_v4.0, whole genome shotgun sequence DNA window ACTCCAGATGTTTTATTCGATCCATTTCTCCTGAAACATACGGGGGGTTTTTATATTGCCGCCGCAGCAGGAGGGATAcgtattagttttttttttctttctttgaaaaCATAGTGTGAAGATACAAACGCCCGTATATACGTATGCACATTTATCCTTTAAAATACACGCAATGGCGTAACTCTATCCCTGTAAAACACTCTCGACGTACTAGGTCAACGGATCTTGAAATTGGCTCCCATTAGGATACTAGAAATGAAATAGGAGCTAGCTAGGATATACACAGCACAGGCATATGCACCGAACTATATATTCGGTTACAGTTAGCTTTGCCACGTTTCTGTCACTGTCATCTGAGCGTCGTTTCAGCAGTAAACAAATCTAGCTAGCTGCTGTGTCGGTTTACACACCGTAGCATAAGCATAAGCATGCCGGTGAAATCGTCCTATATATGCCACACTTTAGCACTCCTTTAGTCGGATATACACAAACTCGGCAGACCATGCATGTGCAAATCCTTTTATTTTCGAAAAATGAAGGACCAAAACTTGGAATCCAGAATGATGTTTTTCGTATTTTTGCTACTGCTACTATGCTATTGCATGCGTGTATCACGTACACACATATTTCGCGCTACATGTATAATCGACCGATAATGGAACATGAATGCAACTGAAAATCTTTTTTCAGCCAGGTCAAACATATACATGTATGTTCGAACTACCGGTCGGTACAGTACATCAATTACGAGATTGCATATACACCGGCCGTCCGGGGGTATTCGTATCACGCCCGTGATACGCAACCATGTGAATCAACCCTCCGACCTGCAGGTTGGCTGTGTGACCAACATTTCCTATTATGAGCATGACCCAACTTGTCAGTGCACCAGCAACGgaaaatcctatccatcttctaGGAGGTTCCACATCTTGTGCATTGAGATTCTTGCAATGACCAAAATTGCAGAGttattcttcctcttctcctctatTCACACTCCAACCCTAGTTGCTACTGATGCTGCGGCCAGGCGCCACCGCCCGCTTGGGCGGACGGAGAcgcggcgccgctcgccgcaGTAGTGGTGGAGGGTGGTTGGACAAGCAAGAGATGGAGTGTCGTGCTCACAACGGTCAGGGTTGGCCATGGTTGCATTGCATGGTAGCGCCGCCGATGACGGGCAATGGAGGGAGCGGGGGCTTCTTTCCAGAGATGAACACGAGAGGTGCAGAAGGGGCTTTTTTGTGAAGAACATagagaggagggaaggaggaggtcTATCGTGGGCTTCGTGGGTCGTCCGATCTCTGCGATGAATCATGCATGATGTCCTCCGACCAACATGGGACGGGCCAAAATGAGAGGAGAAGAAATTAAGGTCTGTTATTGTATATGGGCCGTTTTCCCCCTTGCCGGTCGCCTAAGTTTGTTGCTAATTGAGGCCGAAAAGGCCCAACCGGGCCCATGTTTTCATCAGTCACGGTGCTCGCTCATGGCTAACTCCCACGTGGAAAAGTAGTACTTCTTGTAAAGTGTGCATTTTCCATCAAGCTACAGATAGGCATGCACCTAAATACAATACGATGTCTAAGTGCAACTGGCTGAATGAAGATTAGGGGCACTTATTCTAGGTGCAAATTCGTGAAAACGGAATGGCAGCATCTGAACATGGAAGATAAACGCTGCATGCTAAGGGAAGTCTGGATTTTTTGTAGACTGGGAAGTCTGGGATGGATCTTTAGCCTTGGAGACAAAGAGAAACTCATTATGATACATTGCATTTGGAATTGGTGGCCGGAAAGAAATCCAGTGAGGGAGGGGGAGCTTTGGAGGCGTCCTGCATCGGACATTGCATTGAGTATTTCAGTGTGATGATGCTGACAGATGAACCTCTGAAGCTGTCAGAGAAGGCGCCAAAGGCCACACCCAGCCGCAATGGCCACTCGAGGCGTCCTGCCCCAGAGCCAGAGGTTCTGAAAATTAGCACTGACGGTGATTTTATCGTAGAGTCCAGAAATGGTGGCGGGGGATTCATCATCAGAGATCGTAGTGGTGAAGCAGTCCACGCTGGAGCTGGCAATACAAGGCACCTCCGTGATGCATTAGAGCGGCTAGTTAGTGGGGAATTCAGCAGGTGGTGTTGGAAACAGACTCGATGTCGTCGAAAACTTGAAATCGGCTTTGTAGGGCACAAATGTCGCAGTAGCACCAACGGCATTCTATCCAATTTGGTGCTTCCAAAGATGGAGACTGACTCGGTGCAGATGAAGCAAGCTTTCTATTCAGGAATAGAATGCATGATATCAAAACAAATCAGGGGGGCGAAGATTACACAAATTTTAAATCACAAAACCTGTCGACAAACAAATAGTATTTCAGAGGGATCACTTTTATTTCTGTCGTCATATAGAATTTGCTCCGCCTTTATCATGTCAGCCTTATGGTGATCCGTGGTGGCCTTTTTATGAAATAATATGACAATCCTCATCATCATTCATGATGAAAGGCCAAACTGTTTGTCCTACCATATGAATATAAGTTATAATTTAGTGGAATATAAATCTTTCAGACAAAAAAAGGGGAAAGCCTAAGGTCCAGAGAAAAACAGACAGATCAGTTTTGGTCCACCCAATGGTGAAAGTGTACCTGAGATATTGCAAATAAATGAAACGTACCAAGTTTcgaatatttaataaaaaacaaATCAATCTCATTATAATTTTTATATGTGTTGTAAGAATGAACATATACAGTTGGAGTATTAAAAAAAGTGTATACACCGTGCTACATAATTCTGAACCACATGCAAGCACTGATCATGATTTAGCTCGATACTTGGTTGATCATCCAGCACTTCTTTCTGATCTCGCCGTCGGTGCTGTTCTTGACTCCAGCGCGGCCCATCTTCACCATCGCCGCCTTGAACTTGTCCTCCCACAGCCCCGGCTTGAACGCGTTGTCTCTCACCATGCCCGCCGTCTGGTCCGACGCCAGCAGCGCGGCGTCCGACCCGAACAGCACCTCGTGGTTGAGCACGTTCCTGTAGTACTGGCTGTCCAGGCCGCTGGGTGTCACGAAGTCCTGCGGCACGGTGGGGTCGCCGGTGCCGTTGCACTGCGAGGTCAGAGAGGCGGCGAGCGTGGCGTTCATGTCCGAGGCGTTGGGTGGGAGGCGGTCGGAGAAGGACGAGCACTGGGAGCGGCCGACGGTGTGCGCGCCGGAGAGGGTGACCATGTCCTCGGTGTCGAGCCCCTTGGCGgcgaacatgtccttgagctcCTTCAGGCtggcgaacggcggcggcaggttgGCGATGGCCGCGCTGTCGAGGGACACGTACCCGTCGTAGCGCCCCGCTGGCATGTCGAAGTCGACGGCGTTGCCGCTGAGGAAGAAGGTCGCGTCGCGGCCAGCGAAGGCGACGATGTCCGCGCACGAGACGACGCCAGGGCAGGCGGCCTCGAGCGCCGCCTTGGCCGCGTCGATCACCTCGAAGCCGCGCAGGCTCAGGTTGGGTACGCTGGCCCTCTCCGTCGGTTGGGTAGAGCCGGTCGTGTTGAGGAGAACTGAAGCATCGCACCCCTGAATCACACCATCGTCGCAGGACGTAAGAACAAAGGAATTTTCAGTATTGCTACATATGTTCATCCATTGCTAGCCATCGATGAGAATTGGCTCAATGAAAGAGATGGGTAGTACCTcaacgaagcagtcgtggaagaacAAACGAATGAGGCCAGCGCCCGTGCCACGGTTACCGTCTGTGGCGTTTTTCACGGCCGCCCTGACGATGCTTTCTGCGTCAGGGCATGAGTACCTGTAGTAGCCGACACTGAGCCCTGATGGAGCAGTGCTTGGGCTAGGGCTAGGAGGGTAACGAGGTGGACTCGAGATTGAGCTAGACGGGCTTGGGCTAGGAGGGTAATTGGGTGGACTCGAGATTGAGCTAGAAGGGCTTGGGCTGGGGCTGGGAGTAGGATAGGATGGACTAGGGATCGATGGGCTTGGGCTTGGTGAGGGATATATCGGTGGGCTTGCACTCGGAGGATGAGATGGTGGAATTGGGATGGGGCTCGTGCTTGGAGCATAGCTGCTGGCAGGGCTTGGGCTTGGTGAAGTATACGCTGGTGGGTTTGCACTCGGAGTCGGGCTAGTGCTCGACGGGTAGGTGGTCGGGCTTGGGCTTGTGTTTGGAGGATAAGTAGGTGGGATTGATGGGCTCAAAGGACTTGGACTGGGAGGATAAGCAGGCAGGCTTAGTGGACTGGGTGGAGGATTTGTAGGTGGAGTCGAGCTCAGTGGGCTCGAGCTAGGAGGATAAATGGGTGGGTTTGGGTTGGGAGGATAAGCAGGTGAGCTCGGTGGACTGGGAGGAGGATTCGTAGGTGGAGTCGAGCTCAATGGGCTCGGGCTAGGAGGGTAAATGGGTGGGCTTGGGTTGGGAGGATAGGTTGGTGGTGGAGTTGAGCTCAATGGACCTTGGCTTGGTGGATGAGCCACCGGTCTGGGGCTCAGCCGAGGATTAGTGGGCCGCGTCGGTCTCGGTGGATTTGAGCCCGTCGGGTTCTGCCTTGGAGGAGTACCAGGGATCGCTCTTGGGCTTGGCGGGCTCGGGCCAGGAGCATAAATGTTCTGGGACGCCACCGATCCGAGGAGCGCAAGAAGCAAGGTTATTGCGACAGCAAGCTTAGCCATGGTCGCCCCCTCAGCTGGTGATCACGGAAACCTTGTGTTTCGGCTCGAGGTTACGCGCGCCTGATTTATAGCCCGCTCGCGCCGACCCATCCCCAGAGGCGAGGAGAGAACGCGCAGGGAATGTTGCCGCGCGCCGGGGGAGCCTCTGCACGTCTGCGTTGGTGGACGCTGAGAAATTCAAACAGGGGAACATGGAGGACAGGGACACAGGTGCACAGCTCAAGCAGTTGACCCGCGCCGTGCTTAACTACCTCTGCCCCGGCCGCCCTGTTGTGCTAATGCTAAGCTGGGCGGCACGCGCTGGGATATCATATGATCGGATGCGCGTTCTACGATGATGATTGGCTCTGAAATCGCGGCAGGGATCGGTCGTTTCTGCGTGTTGGTGAACGGTGACTTGGTTTATCGTTAAACAATGCAGTGTGCAGGTATGATGTGGGCGACCGCAGCTGGTTGACGGGCATTATTTCTGCCAGTTTCGTTTGACATTCTTGGTACGGTGTTTCAGAAATGAAATTATGCTGGTGCTAACTGTGCGCCGTCGGCGCATAGTTTATTGGTAAGCACCGTGTGGTGTCGGTGCAATTAGCGAGGTTAACGCGTAGTGATGCAGAGTATTCCGGTGTTCCACAGCACCGGAATACGCTCGCCACTCTTCGGCTGGCTTCAGAAAAGAAGCATGCAGATACCTCCTTTGAATgacaacaaacaaacaaacaagagaTCGACTGGAAGTCAGGAAATAACATACAGAAACAATCGAAACATGCAAAAAATTGAATGAcagcaaacaaaagaaaatcgTCTGGAAGGAAGGAGGGAAAATACAAAAGGAAGGaagtataaatatataaagaGGCCCAATACGCTTAAaaaggaggtggccgacgaAGTGAACTGGCCCAAAAGCCCAGTCTGCCCGCGCCGCACACAAATCGTACACAATCGGCCTAAAGATCCACCGCGTgaacagaagaaaaagaaagagaccCAGTTCGAACTTGGGCTGCTGCTTCCCTAGTTTCGGCTTTGTTTCCAGCCCATGTTGTATTTTCGACGACGGCTCACGCTTCCGGGTCTAGGCCTGCTAACGGGGGATGTACCCGCCCCTCACCCGCTAACCGCAGCAGCTAAGATTAATCACCTGCCCCACCCCCAtccaaaaaataaattaatcaccccgccccaccccaccccatCAAAATGGGTTAAACCGCACAGAAGCCGCATGCCACAGGAGCCGCTGCAGCATGCCACAGGAGATGCATAGCAATAAATTATATCTAAATACAATCCATCTCCATAGCAATACATTATATCTAAATAGCTTAAAAAAACAAGTCTCTTGAGCTACGATTAAATCAACAAAGTTCCTAGCTCCTGTGGGTAAACTTTCTCCTTGTACCAAGCTGGTTTGTCCTGAAGATCAATGGCCACCAGCTTGATCTTGTCCTGCAAGCCCTGGGGAGAAAGCAAACGAAACAAGATCAACTGTTGAGATTATTTTTCATCAGTACACAAGTAACAAGAGCAGTAAAAAGTATGCAAATTTTAAGAACTCTATAGAACTGAAACTAGTTGAACCTTGAAGTTCTTGATAACTTGCTCGATTATACATCTGAAAACTAAGTGCACCCTAAATTTTAgtgaacaatagataaaactaACATGAATAAATACAAACTTAGCACTGTCATGAAAGATACTGTCTCATGAAAGATACAATCATGAATCAAACTTAGCACTGTCTCATGAAAGATACTACAAGATAGTGATTCCAATTATAAAGCCACGTCGGCATGTCAGTTACAATCAGAACCATACAAAGCAATAAATAAACCTTTTACTACTTTTCACAGTGGTTGCAACAGAATTCTACAAATCTAGCAGACTGCTAACTATATGAAGAGTTAGCACACATAAAAATTACCTTCATTGGTGGGATACTTGTACAACCAATCtttgcaacagaccaaagcttCAAGAGTTTCTGGCGTCATTGAGCTTCGATTGTCACTAAGAATCCGACCACTCAAACTGAATGCTGATTCAGAAGAAACGGTACTGAGTGGAATTGCTAAAAAATCGCGTGCCATCGCTGACATCACAGGGTACTTGTGGGAGTTTGTCTTCCACCAAGTCagaatttcaaaattttcatctgTTCTCACTGGTGGTTCATCTAGATATGCATCAAGTTCTGATTTTTCAATCCAAGTCCCTCTCCTCTGATACCTATATTCAGCAAATTCTTGTTCTAGTCTTATTTTTCCAAGAACTAGCACTGGAGAACGGTTCACCATGCTCCTAGACGCACCGGTTTGTGATACTTCATTTCTATCATTTTGTTTAATAACCTCTTCATACTTCCTGAAATACTTGCGAAGCCACTCTTTAGCTAGATTTTTGCTCAAGTCAATGTCAATAAAGTTCTTGCACACCTTCTTATAAAAGAAGTCTAAGAAGTCAACTTTTGTTCTTGGATCAAGTATGCTGCAAATAACAAGGACCATATTGTAATTTCCATTCCAATACTATCAAATTTTCTCTCCATTGCTTTTGCCAAATCTGCGATAATCTCATCCTTGTACCATTCTGGACTATTTAGAGTTTGATGGATACAAAACACATTATCCAGGTAGTTTCTTCAAAAACTCCAAGGAACTCACCAATGTACTCAACTTTGCTAAACTCATTTTCAGTTGGAAATGGTTGCTGATTTGCTTGGGCATATCGCTTCAAGACGATCTTGTACTTTACTGCCTCCATAATCATGGCATGGGTTAAGTTCCAACGGTTGGGAATATCAAGGACTAAACCAGCCTTTGCCGCAAGACATTCCCTTTGAGCTATCTCATTGAAATCTTGGATACGCGATGGTGATGAGTTAATGTACCAAATTAGGTCTCTTATCAACTCTATCATAGCACTAACGATGTCCATACCATCTTGGACAAGAATGTTGAGTATATGAGCacaacatctaacaagaagatGCTCACCACCAAATAACATGTTAGACTTTCCGTTTTCTTGCAAAAGATCACAAGCTGCCTTG harbors:
- the LOC117845446 gene encoding peroxidase 2, producing the protein MAKLAVAITLLLALLGSVASQNIYAPGPSPPSPRAIPGTPPRQNPTGSNPPRPTRPTNPRLSPRPVAHPPSQGPLSSTPPPTYPPNPSPPIYPPSPSPLSSTPPTNPPPSPPSSPAYPPNPNPPIYPPSSSPLSSTPPTNPPPSPLSLPAYPPSPSPLSPSIPPTYPPNTSPSPTTYPSSTSPTPSANPPAYTSPSPSPASSYAPSTSPIPIPPSHPPSASPPIYPSPSPSPSIPSPSYPTPSPSPSPSSSISSPPNYPPSPSPSSSISSPPRYPPSPSPSTAPSGLSVGYYRYSCPDAESIVRAAVKNATDGNRGTGAGLIRLFFHDCFVEGCDASVLLNTTGSTQPTERASVPNLSLRGFEVIDAAKAALEAACPGVVSCADIVAFAGRDATFFLSGNAVDFDMPAGRYDGYVSLDSAAIANLPPPFASLKELKDMFAAKGLDTEDMVTLSGAHTVGRSQCSSFSDRLPPNASDMNATLAASLTSQCNGTGDPTVPQDFVTPSGLDSQYYRNVLNHEVLFGSDAALLASDQTAGMVRDNAFKPGLWEDKFKAAMVKMGRAGVKNSTDGEIRKKCWMINQVSS